One region of Chryseobacterium sp. SORGH_AS_0447 genomic DNA includes:
- a CDS encoding 2Fe-2S iron-sulfur cluster-binding protein produces MNSFYKLKTVKVQKDTADAVNVAVEIPEELKDKFRFKQGQYLNFRMMIDGNEERRSYSICNAPSEKSNTLEVLVKLLEGGKVSGYFNEHLHMDEVLEVMPPMGGFNTSYHPTNVKTYIGLAAGSGISPVLSNIKESLYQEPDSNAYLFYSNRSMNHVMKKAEIEALVQKFNGRLKVIYLVSREKHEDELFEGRICPDKLEQLFERHPEIDVKEATYFICGPSEMIKSVADYLKKDKKVPAIQVLFEYFTAPDDENSEEMSDEFKAIANIESMVTVIIDDDEYSFHLNSKKESILDKALKDNLPVPFACKGGVCCTCKAEVLEGEVFMEKNYALTEEEVARGYVLTCQCHPTTNVVMLNYDV; encoded by the coding sequence ATGAATTCATTTTATAAACTAAAAACCGTAAAGGTTCAGAAAGATACAGCGGATGCCGTGAATGTAGCCGTGGAAATCCCTGAGGAGCTGAAGGATAAATTTAGATTCAAGCAGGGGCAGTATCTTAATTTCCGTATGATGATCGACGGAAATGAAGAAAGGCGTTCTTATTCCATCTGCAATGCACCTAGCGAAAAAAGCAATACGCTGGAAGTATTGGTTAAGCTGCTGGAAGGCGGAAAAGTTTCCGGCTATTTCAACGAACATCTTCACATGGATGAAGTGCTGGAAGTCATGCCTCCGATGGGCGGTTTCAATACTTCGTATCACCCGACCAACGTGAAAACCTATATCGGACTGGCTGCGGGAAGCGGAATCAGTCCTGTGCTTTCCAACATCAAAGAAAGTTTGTACCAGGAACCGGATTCCAATGCGTATCTGTTTTACAGCAACCGAAGCATGAACCATGTGATGAAGAAAGCGGAAATTGAAGCACTGGTGCAGAAATTCAACGGAAGACTGAAAGTCATTTACCTGGTAAGCCGCGAGAAACATGAGGATGAACTATTTGAAGGAAGGATCTGTCCGGATAAACTTGAACAGCTTTTTGAACGGCATCCTGAGATCGATGTTAAGGAAGCTACCTATTTCATCTGCGGCCCTTCGGAAATGATAAAAAGTGTGGCGGATTATCTGAAAAAAGATAAAAAAGTGCCGGCCATCCAAGTCTTGTTTGAATATTTCACCGCTCCGGATGACGAAAATTCAGAAGAGATGAGCGATGAATTCAAGGCCATTGCCAATATCGAAAGCATGGTGACGGTGATTATTGATGACGATGAATATTCATTCCACCTCAACTCAAAAAAAGAAAGTATCTTAGATAAAGCATTAAAGGACAATCTTCCCGTGCCGTTTGCCTGCAAAGGAGGAGTGTGCTGTACGTGTAAAGCTGAAGTTCTGGAAGGAGAAGTCTTCATGGAAAAGAACTATGCGCTTACCGAGGAAGAAGTAGCCAGAGGCTATGTGCTGACCTGCCAGTGCCACCCGACCACCAACGTGGTGATGCTGAATTATGATGTGTAA
- a CDS encoding phenylacetate--CoA ligase family protein has protein sequence MDFSVEYLQLDQLRALQSERLVNLVQYLGEKSEFYAGKFMESGLSTEDIRSIEDIAKLPITYKQDLRDNYPFGLCTVPKNELQRIHCSSGTTGKPTVVGYTKEDVELFSEVVARSLNAAGARPGMQLHNAYGYGIFTGGLGLHYGAEKLGMSVLPISGGMTSRQVDLIMDFKPEVLCCSPSYALTIADELTKRGIAPEDISLKYAVLGSEPWTEIIRHHIEERLGVHAVNIYGLSEIIGPGVSVEDFEEKGGSYIWEDHFYPEILDPVTKQPVPFGEEGVLVITTLTKKAMPLLRYWTNDITSLYYDEKGKRTMVKMKPILGRADDMLIVRGVNVYPSQIEEAFSHLPGVVPNYYLTPVEKEQMCVALDIDVEIDADFIKTSQLKQDTDEYLTFVRKFGKNIENEIKKRVGITTAVKIHAQDSLPKCEGGKINRILKR, from the coding sequence ATGGATTTTTCAGTAGAATATTTGCAATTGGATCAGCTGCGGGCACTTCAGTCCGAAAGGTTGGTTAATTTGGTACAATATCTGGGTGAGAAATCGGAGTTTTATGCAGGGAAATTTATGGAGTCCGGACTCTCAACAGAAGATATTCGATCCATTGAAGATATTGCTAAACTGCCGATTACCTACAAACAGGATTTGAGAGACAACTATCCGTTCGGATTATGCACCGTTCCGAAAAACGAACTGCAGCGGATTCACTGCTCCAGCGGAACTACAGGCAAACCGACGGTGGTGGGATATACAAAAGAAGATGTCGAACTGTTCAGTGAAGTGGTTGCGAGATCACTGAATGCAGCAGGAGCCCGACCGGGAATGCAGTTGCACAATGCCTATGGATACGGTATTTTCACCGGCGGACTCGGACTTCATTACGGAGCGGAAAAGCTAGGCATGAGTGTGCTCCCGATTTCAGGGGGAATGACTTCAAGACAGGTAGACCTGATCATGGATTTTAAACCTGAAGTCCTTTGTTGCTCACCTTCCTATGCTTTGACGATTGCAGACGAACTGACAAAGAGAGGAATTGCTCCTGAAGACATCAGCCTGAAATATGCGGTGCTCGGTTCAGAACCGTGGACGGAAATCATCCGGCATCATATTGAAGAACGTCTGGGGGTCCATGCCGTAAATATTTATGGTTTGAGCGAAATCATCGGTCCCGGAGTTTCGGTGGAAGACTTTGAGGAAAAAGGCGGTTCTTACATCTGGGAAGATCATTTTTATCCTGAAATTTTAGACCCGGTTACCAAACAGCCGGTTCCTTTCGGAGAAGAAGGGGTCCTGGTGATTACCACACTGACGAAAAAAGCCATGCCGCTCCTGCGTTACTGGACCAACGATATCACCAGTCTGTATTACGATGAAAAAGGAAAGCGGACGATGGTAAAAATGAAGCCGATCCTCGGAAGAGCAGATGATATGCTGATCGTAAGAGGGGTAAATGTATACCCAAGCCAGATTGAAGAAGCCTTTTCGCATTTGCCGGGAGTAGTGCCCAACTATTACCTGACGCCGGTAGAGAAAGAACAGATGTGCGTAGCATTGGATATTGATGTGGAAATTGATGCTGACTTTATAAAAACCTCACAACTGAAGCAGGATACCGATGAATATCTTACTTTTGTCAGGAAATTCGGAAAAAATATAGAAAACGAAATAAAAAAACGCGTAGGCATTACGACAGCGGTAAAGATTCATGCTCAGGATAGCCTGCCGAAATGCGAAGGAGGAAAAATCAATAGAATACTCAAAAGATAA
- a CDS encoding TetR/AcrR family transcriptional regulator, producing MKISTFVFCLMELKEKQKKILDVAVELFKEKGYMGSSVRDLATRLNIKAASLYAHIRSKEEILEWICFGIAQEFFDELQQVKNTSAAPREKLDLFIERHLSVVLQNRDVTHIYSNEWKHLEERLPEFIELRKNYQQEVEQLISDIYKAEQWELRSPSFTTRFILHTLNNSYFWFKRNTESTTEITDEIRDKILFGLLGKRNV from the coding sequence ATGAAAATAAGTACTTTTGTGTTTTGCCTGATGGAACTTAAAGAGAAACAAAAGAAAATATTAGACGTTGCCGTAGAACTTTTCAAGGAGAAAGGGTATATGGGAAGCTCCGTGCGCGACCTGGCCACCCGGCTGAATATCAAGGCGGCTTCACTATATGCGCATATTCGTTCTAAGGAAGAAATCCTGGAGTGGATCTGCTTTGGGATTGCCCAGGAATTTTTCGATGAGCTTCAGCAGGTAAAAAATACATCGGCAGCCCCGAGGGAAAAACTCGACTTGTTTATCGAAAGGCATTTGTCCGTTGTTCTTCAAAACCGTGACGTTACCCATATTTATTCCAATGAATGGAAGCATCTCGAAGAAAGACTCCCTGAATTTATTGAACTTCGGAAAAACTATCAGCAGGAAGTAGAGCAGCTGATTTCTGATATTTATAAAGCAGAGCAGTGGGAACTTAGGTCGCCATCCTTCACTACCAGGTTTATTCTCCATACCCTCAACAATTCCTATTTCTGGTTCAAAAGAAACACGGAATCCACCACGGAAATTACCGATGAAATCCGGGATAAGATTCTGTTTGGACTGTTGGGAAAACGTAATGTTTAA
- the clpB gene encoding ATP-dependent chaperone ClpB, whose translation MNLNQYTVKSQEAIQAAQQVAMEFGNQSIEPQHLLEGIFQVDENISPFLLKKSEADAALVRERNRENLEKLPKVQGGNIYLSQSANKVLLDAPNIAKKMGDEYVTIEHLWLSLIETNSEVSKMLKDMGVTRNLLEGGIKELRKGSKATSASSEETYQSLNKYAKNFNELAAEGKLDPVIGRDEEIRRVLQILSRRTKNNPILIGEPGVGKTAIAEGIAHRIISGDVPENLMDKTLYSLDMGALIAGAKYKGEFEERLKSVVNEVIKSDGQIILFIDEIHTLVGAGGGEGAMDAANILKPALARGELRAIGATTLNEYQKYFEKDKALERRFQKVMVEEPDTESAISILRGIKDKYEAHHKVRIKDEAIIAAVEMSQRYISDRFLPDKAIDLIDEASAKLRMEINSKPEELDVLDRRLMQLEIELAAISREGNQTKIDHLKEDIARISEQRNEINAKWLKEKQKSEDLTQIKKEIESLKLEAERASRAGDYAKVAEIQYGKLREKEEELSKLELEMQNHQNELIKEEVTSENISEVIAKWTGIPVTKLLQSEREKLLNLETELHHRVVGQDEAITAVADAIRRNRAGLSDDKKPIGSFLFLGTTGVGKTELAKALAEFLFDDENNMTRIDMSEYQERHSVSRLVGAPPGYVGYDEGGQLTEAVRRRPYSVVLLDEIEKAHPDVFNTLLQVLDDGRLTDNKGRVVNFKNSIIIMTSNLGSHLIQENFENITDENQDEIVDKTKDQVFDLLKQTLRPEFLNRIDEVVLFQPLRKKEIGKIVTYQLRGFNEMLSKRNIIMTATQDAVDYLMNKGYDPAFGARPLKRVIQQEVLNRLSREILAGKVNDGDRITLDYFDETGLVFRPTDL comes from the coding sequence ATGAATTTAAATCAATATACTGTAAAATCGCAGGAAGCCATCCAGGCCGCACAACAGGTAGCCATGGAGTTCGGCAACCAGAGCATTGAGCCCCAACATCTTCTTGAAGGTATTTTTCAGGTAGATGAAAATATTTCGCCCTTCTTACTGAAAAAGTCCGAAGCGGACGCTGCTTTGGTAAGAGAGCGCAACCGTGAAAATTTAGAAAAACTCCCAAAAGTACAGGGAGGGAATATTTACCTGTCCCAATCGGCCAACAAAGTATTGCTGGACGCCCCAAATATTGCCAAAAAGATGGGCGACGAATATGTAACGATCGAACATTTATGGCTTTCTTTAATCGAAACAAATTCTGAAGTATCGAAGATGCTGAAAGATATGGGCGTAACGAGAAACCTGCTGGAGGGCGGAATTAAAGAATTGAGAAAAGGAAGCAAAGCCACTTCTGCCAGTTCGGAAGAGACGTACCAGTCCTTAAATAAATATGCTAAAAACTTCAACGAATTAGCCGCAGAAGGAAAACTGGACCCGGTAATCGGACGTGATGAAGAAATCCGGAGAGTACTGCAGATTCTTTCAAGAAGAACGAAAAACAACCCGATCTTAATTGGTGAGCCGGGTGTAGGTAAAACTGCTATCGCAGAAGGAATAGCCCACAGAATTATCAGCGGCGACGTTCCAGAAAACCTGATGGATAAAACATTGTACTCATTGGATATGGGTGCTTTGATCGCAGGAGCCAAATACAAAGGGGAATTTGAAGAAAGACTGAAATCAGTAGTTAATGAGGTAATTAAATCCGACGGCCAGATCATCCTTTTTATCGATGAGATCCACACTTTGGTGGGAGCCGGCGGTGGCGAAGGTGCCATGGATGCAGCCAACATTCTGAAACCTGCTTTGGCAAGAGGTGAATTAAGAGCCATCGGTGCTACTACTTTGAATGAATATCAGAAATATTTTGAAAAGGATAAAGCATTAGAGAGACGTTTCCAGAAAGTGATGGTGGAAGAACCGGATACCGAATCGGCTATTTCCATTCTTCGGGGAATCAAAGATAAATATGAAGCGCACCATAAAGTAAGAATCAAAGACGAAGCGATTATTGCCGCCGTAGAAATGTCGCAGCGGTATATTTCCGACCGTTTCCTGCCGGATAAAGCGATTGACCTGATCGACGAAGCTTCTGCCAAATTGAGAATGGAGATCAATTCCAAACCGGAAGAGCTGGATGTGCTGGACCGAAGACTGATGCAGCTTGAAATTGAGCTGGCTGCCATTTCAAGGGAAGGCAATCAGACCAAAATCGACCATTTGAAAGAAGATATTGCCCGGATTTCAGAGCAGCGTAACGAGATCAATGCCAAATGGCTGAAAGAAAAGCAGAAATCTGAGGATTTAACCCAGATTAAGAAAGAGATTGAGTCACTGAAACTGGAAGCGGAAAGGGCTTCAAGGGCCGGAGATTACGCCAAAGTAGCGGAGATCCAGTACGGAAAACTGCGTGAGAAAGAAGAGGAGCTTTCCAAGCTTGAACTGGAAATGCAGAACCATCAGAATGAACTGATCAAGGAAGAAGTAACTTCTGAAAATATTTCTGAAGTGATCGCGAAATGGACCGGAATTCCGGTTACCAAGTTGCTGCAGTCTGAAAGAGAAAAATTATTAAATCTCGAAACCGAACTTCACCACAGGGTGGTAGGACAGGATGAAGCCATTACGGCAGTCGCCGATGCAATCCGAAGAAACAGAGCCGGATTGAGCGATGATAAGAAACCGATCGGCTCCTTCTTATTCCTGGGAACCACCGGGGTCGGAAAAACCGAGCTGGCTAAAGCTTTAGCAGAGTTTTTATTCGATGATGAGAACAATATGACGAGAATTGATATGAGTGAATATCAGGAACGTCACAGTGTATCCAGATTGGTCGGTGCGCCTCCGGGATATGTAGGTTATGATGAAGGCGGACAGCTGACGGAAGCCGTGAGAAGAAGACCATATTCCGTGGTACTGCTGGATGAAATTGAAAAAGCCCATCCTGATGTTTTCAACACGTTGCTTCAGGTTTTGGATGATGGACGTCTGACCGACAATAAAGGAAGAGTGGTAAATTTCAAAAACTCGATTATCATCATGACCTCGAATTTGGGTTCCCACCTGATTCAAGAGAATTTTGAAAATATTACCGATGAAAATCAGGATGAAATTGTTGATAAAACGAAAGATCAGGTTTTCGATCTGTTGAAACAGACCTTACGTCCGGAATTCCTGAACAGAATCGATGAGGTGGTATTGTTCCAGCCTCTAAGAAAAAAAGAGATCGGAAAAATCGTGACCTATCAGTTAAGAGGATTTAATGAGATGCTTTCCAAACGAAACATCATCATGACCGCTACTCAGGATGCCGTGGATTACTTAATGAACAAAGGCTATGATCCTGCCTTCGGGGCAAGACCGCTGAAAAGAGTGATCCAGCAGGAAGTTTTGAACAGGCTGTCGAGAGAAATTCTTGCCGGAAAAGTAAACGACGGGGATAGAATCACACTGGATTATTTCGATGAAACCGGTCTGGTTTTCAGACCTACTGATTTATAA